A genome region from Geobacter pickeringii includes the following:
- a CDS encoding chorismate mutase, with the protein MTIDELRQEIDRLDGELLRIFNRRAGLALEIGKIKKERGLPVYDPTREKAIFERMKGENPGPLEDGAIVRLFERVIDESRRLERIMTHRDESQEKE; encoded by the coding sequence ATGACCATTGACGAACTGAGACAGGAAATTGACCGGCTTGACGGCGAGTTGCTGCGGATCTTCAACCGTCGGGCAGGATTGGCCCTTGAGATCGGCAAGATAAAAAAGGAACGCGGGCTCCCGGTTTACGACCCGACCAGGGAGAAGGCAATCTTTGAACGGATGAAGGGGGAAAATCCCGGCCCATTGGAAGATGGTGCCATCGTCCGCCTCTTCGAACGGGTGATCGACGAGTCGCGTCGCCTCGAACGGATCATGACCCACCGCGACGAATCGCAGGAGAAGGAGTAA
- the amrB gene encoding AmmeMemoRadiSam system protein B produces MIRQPAVAGQFYTDDPSRLQAELRRLTPAAAVRRKVTGIVAPHAGYVYSGEVAGAIYGSIEIPRTVLILGPNHHGFGAAAALYPHGEWLTPLGSVPVAGRLSALIKEYTPLVEFDLSAHRFEHSLEVQVPFLQNLRDNLQIVPLCLGFDDFERCRQVGEGVARAIQVFGEEVLIVASSDMTHYESAEAARVKDELALERVCALDPEGLVKICRSRGITMCGVIPTAVMLVAAKLLGAGRGEVVRYGTSGDVTGDDRQVVAYAAVAVS; encoded by the coding sequence ATGATACGTCAACCGGCCGTTGCAGGACAGTTCTACACCGATGACCCTTCCCGGCTCCAGGCCGAGCTGCGGAGGTTGACGCCGGCAGCGGCCGTCAGACGGAAAGTCACAGGGATCGTGGCTCCCCACGCCGGCTATGTCTATTCCGGTGAGGTGGCCGGGGCGATCTACGGCTCCATCGAGATCCCGCGCACGGTGCTTATCCTGGGGCCCAATCACCACGGTTTCGGTGCGGCGGCTGCACTCTATCCCCACGGAGAGTGGCTTACCCCCCTCGGCAGCGTGCCGGTCGCGGGGCGCCTTTCGGCGCTCATCAAGGAATACACCCCCCTCGTTGAATTCGATCTGTCTGCCCACCGCTTCGAACACTCCCTCGAGGTACAGGTCCCCTTCCTCCAGAACCTGCGCGACAACCTGCAAATCGTGCCGCTCTGTCTCGGGTTTGACGACTTCGAGCGCTGCCGCCAGGTGGGTGAAGGAGTGGCCCGCGCGATTCAGGTTTTTGGGGAAGAGGTGCTTATCGTCGCCAGTTCGGACATGACCCATTACGAATCGGCGGAGGCCGCCCGCGTGAAGGATGAACTGGCGCTTGAGAGGGTGTGTGCGCTCGATCCGGAGGGGCTTGTGAAGATCTGCCGCTCCCGGGGAATCACCATGTGCGGCGTCATTCCCACGGCGGTCATGCTGGTGGCGGCAAAACTCCTGGGTGCTGGGCGGGGGGAGGTTGTTCGTTACGGTACGAGCGGGGATGTGACGGGGGACGACCGCCAGGTGGTGGCCTACGCCGCGGTTGCGGTCTCCTGA
- a CDS encoding M23 family metallopeptidase, translating to MKTLLRLSLFTLLAVPAVVRADIYRYVDNDGVECFTDAPRTGGATLVMKERDLPRPRTTRSVPRHLAATGIVEKATVTAPAPATSPAAAELPVHGRITSLVGLRHDPIDGTLREHNGVDIAVPQGTAVHPIAAGKVLFSGTRPGYGNIVIIEHGDGTITLYGHHAKNLVSVGEEVSGATIIALSGSTGRSTGPHLHFEAWRDGKNVTTSYIPGAAGEGVGTADVRRQAQDTIRRIVQSDGSLVFTNLH from the coding sequence ATGAAAACGCTTCTTCGACTCTCACTTTTCACTCTTCTCGCGGTACCCGCCGTGGTGCGGGCCGACATCTACCGCTACGTGGACAACGACGGGGTGGAATGCTTCACCGACGCCCCCCGCACCGGAGGCGCAACGCTGGTCATGAAGGAGCGGGATCTCCCCCGCCCCCGCACCACCCGTAGCGTGCCGCGACACCTGGCCGCCACGGGGATCGTCGAAAAGGCCACCGTCACTGCGCCGGCTCCGGCGACCAGCCCGGCGGCGGCAGAGCTGCCGGTCCATGGCAGGATCACCTCCCTGGTGGGCCTGCGCCATGACCCCATTGACGGAACCCTTCGCGAACACAACGGGGTGGACATCGCGGTCCCGCAAGGAACGGCAGTGCACCCCATCGCCGCCGGAAAGGTCCTTTTCTCTGGGACCCGTCCCGGCTACGGAAACATAGTCATCATCGAGCACGGCGACGGCACCATAACCCTCTACGGTCACCACGCAAAAAACCTCGTTTCCGTCGGCGAGGAGGTCAGCGGTGCGACGATCATCGCCCTTTCGGGCTCCACGGGGCGCTCCACCGGACCTCACCTTCACTTCGAAGCGTGGCGGGACGGAAAAAACGTCACCACCTCCTACATTCCCGGCGCCGCCGGGGAGGGCGTCGGAACGGCCGACGTCCGCCGGCAGGCCCAGGACACCATCAGGCGGATCGTGCAGTCGGACGGCTCCCTCGTCTTTACCAACCTGCATTGA
- a CDS encoding 2-dehydropantoate 2-reductase, protein MRIAIVGAGALGLYYGALLQRGGNDVRFLLRRDYDAIMAGGLRVFSTGGDFHLARVAGFRRPEEIGEVDLVVVGLKAFVNDRYAELVAPLVGRNTLILTLQNGLGNEEGLAALFGPDRIFGGVAFLCSNRGVPGEVHHLGAGRILLGALCSEKMAEAEMIATVFRSAGIDCSAVSDLRKARWEKLVWNIPFNGICALTGRTVADVLSSESGSRLARNLMAEVIAAANAQGLSEPLAADFAARMITFSAGLGPYRPSMMIDREEGRPLELEAIFAIPLERGAMKGVPMPCVETLAGLLGLAVAVAP, encoded by the coding sequence ATGAGGATTGCAATCGTGGGGGCGGGAGCCCTCGGTCTTTATTACGGCGCCTTGCTTCAGCGGGGGGGCAATGACGTGCGGTTTCTGCTCCGTCGCGATTACGATGCCATCATGGCCGGCGGCCTCCGGGTCTTCTCGACCGGCGGCGACTTCCATCTGGCGCGGGTAGCCGGTTTCCGGCGTCCAGAGGAGATCGGCGAGGTCGACCTGGTCGTCGTGGGGCTCAAGGCCTTTGTCAATGATCGCTATGCTGAGCTGGTCGCCCCCCTCGTCGGGAGGAATACGCTTATCCTGACGCTCCAGAACGGCCTCGGCAATGAAGAGGGACTTGCGGCGCTCTTCGGTCCGGACCGGATTTTCGGTGGTGTTGCCTTCCTCTGCTCGAACCGTGGGGTGCCGGGGGAAGTGCATCACCTGGGGGCGGGCAGAATCCTTCTCGGGGCGCTGTGTTCTGAAAAGATGGCGGAGGCGGAGATGATCGCAACCGTTTTCCGGTCTGCTGGCATCGACTGCTCGGCGGTTTCCGACCTCCGGAAGGCACGGTGGGAAAAGCTCGTCTGGAACATTCCGTTCAACGGCATCTGCGCCTTGACGGGGCGAACCGTCGCCGACGTTCTGAGCTCCGAGAGCGGCAGCCGGCTGGCCCGAAACCTTATGGCCGAGGTGATTGCAGCCGCCAATGCGCAGGGACTTTCGGAGCCCCTTGCCGCGGATTTCGCCGCCCGAATGATTACATTTTCAGCAGGTCTGGGACCGTACCGCCCGTCGATGATGATCGACCGTGAGGAGGGGCGGCCGCTGGAACTAGAGGCGATATTCGCCATCCCCCTTGAGCGGGGAGCCATGAAAGGGGTCCCGATGCCGTGCGTCGAAACTCTTGCCGGCCTTCTCGGCCTGGCAGTTGCCGTTGCCCCGTAG
- a CDS encoding segregation and condensation protein A yields the protein MSGGETLPLYQDVDAARYTVRLEVFEGPLDLLLHLIKKNEVDIYDIPLSTITREYLEYVKLMKELNLEIAGEFLVMASTLIQIKSKMLLPTPADEEGGEEDEEDPRAELVRRLLEYQKYKEASATLAESEMLGRDTYARKFIPSELEAVKPEEEPVEVEMFELIEAFRKILDRVSEESFHEVGAESITIAERINDILSRLEGKESMLFDDLFPESFNRDYLVATFLAILELCKLKMIRVVQANRYGSIWIAPAVVEEGNAELPEGRDADASA from the coding sequence ATGAGTGGCGGCGAGACGCTCCCGCTCTATCAGGACGTGGATGCCGCCCGCTACACCGTCAGGCTCGAGGTGTTCGAGGGGCCCCTGGACCTCCTCCTCCATCTCATCAAGAAAAATGAGGTGGATATCTACGATATCCCCCTCTCGACCATCACGCGGGAGTACCTGGAATACGTCAAGCTGATGAAGGAGCTCAATCTGGAGATCGCCGGGGAGTTCCTCGTGATGGCTTCCACGCTGATCCAGATCAAATCGAAGATGCTCCTGCCGACCCCCGCCGACGAGGAGGGAGGGGAGGAAGACGAGGAAGATCCCCGCGCCGAGCTTGTCCGCCGGCTTCTGGAGTACCAGAAGTACAAGGAAGCATCGGCAACCCTTGCGGAGAGCGAGATGCTCGGGAGGGACACCTATGCCCGCAAATTCATCCCCTCCGAACTTGAGGCGGTCAAACCGGAGGAAGAACCGGTCGAGGTTGAGATGTTCGAACTGATAGAGGCGTTTCGCAAGATCCTCGACCGGGTTTCGGAGGAGAGCTTCCACGAGGTCGGGGCGGAGTCGATCACCATTGCGGAGCGGATCAACGACATCCTGTCGCGGCTGGAAGGGAAAGAGTCGATGCTCTTCGACGATCTTTTCCCCGAGAGCTTCAACCGGGATTATCTGGTGGCCACCTTTCTTGCGATCCTGGAGCTCTGCAAGCTGAAGATGATAAGGGTTGTCCAGGCGAACCGCTATGGGAGCATCTGGATCGCCCCCGCCGTCGTGGAAGAGGGGAATGCCGAACTGCCGGAAGGGCGTGACGCCGATGCCTCAGCTTAA
- the trpS gene encoding tryptophan--tRNA ligase: MSDKRIVSGMRPTGKLHLGHFHGVLANWRELQEAYECFFFAADWHSLTTEYDNTAAIRQNTREMVLDWLAFGVDPAKSTVFLQSHVPQHAELNLILSMITPVSWLERNPTYKEMQENLATKDLSTFGFLGYPVLMASDIIVYKAAKVPVGHDQLPHLEITREIARRFNYLYREVFPEPAALLTETPKVLGLDGRKMSKSYGNAIYLSESADETRKKVMTMVTDTQRVRRSDPGEPDRCVAFSLNRLYIPNEKKAEIYEGCRSAAIGCVECKKLQAEYLVETLAPFRARREELTVHPSLVDDIIEAGSARASAVAAETMAEVRDAIQL; the protein is encoded by the coding sequence ATGAGCGATAAACGGATAGTCAGCGGCATGAGGCCCACCGGAAAGCTTCACCTCGGTCATTTCCACGGGGTGCTCGCCAACTGGCGGGAACTTCAGGAGGCGTATGAGTGTTTCTTCTTCGCCGCCGATTGGCATTCCCTCACCACCGAATATGACAACACCGCCGCCATCCGGCAGAACACCCGCGAGATGGTGCTCGACTGGCTGGCCTTCGGCGTCGACCCCGCCAAGAGCACGGTCTTCCTCCAGAGCCACGTTCCCCAGCATGCGGAGCTGAATCTGATCCTCTCGATGATCACGCCGGTTTCATGGCTCGAACGCAACCCGACCTACAAGGAGATGCAGGAGAATCTGGCGACCAAGGATCTGTCGACGTTCGGCTTTCTCGGCTACCCGGTCCTCATGGCATCGGACATCATCGTCTACAAGGCCGCCAAGGTCCCCGTCGGCCACGATCAGCTCCCCCATCTGGAGATCACCCGGGAGATTGCCCGGCGTTTCAACTATCTGTACCGGGAGGTCTTTCCCGAACCGGCGGCGCTCCTGACCGAAACGCCGAAGGTTCTCGGCCTCGACGGCCGCAAGATGAGCAAGTCCTACGGCAACGCCATCTATCTGTCGGAGAGCGCCGATGAGACCCGCAAGAAGGTGATGACTATGGTGACCGATACGCAGCGGGTGCGTCGGAGCGATCCGGGAGAGCCCGACCGGTGCGTCGCCTTCTCCCTGAACCGGCTCTATATCCCGAATGAGAAAAAGGCGGAAATCTACGAGGGATGCCGGAGTGCGGCCATCGGCTGCGTCGAGTGCAAGAAGCTCCAGGCCGAGTACCTGGTGGAGACCCTGGCGCCGTTCCGCGCCCGGCGCGAGGAGCTGACCGTCCACCCGTCGCTGGTAGACGACATTATCGAAGCGGGAAGCGCCCGCGCCAGCGCCGTGGCCGCCGAAACCATGGCCGAGGTCCGGGACGCCATCCAGCTATGA
- a CDS encoding P-II family nitrogen regulator: MKKVEAIIKPFKLDEVKEALNEIGIQGITVGEVKGFGRQKGHTELYRGAEYVVDFIPKIKMEIIVGDDVVAKVVETIEQAAKTGRIGDGKIFVTSVEEVVRIRTGERGEDAL, from the coding sequence TTGAAAAAAGTTGAAGCGATCATTAAGCCGTTCAAGCTTGACGAAGTGAAGGAAGCTCTCAACGAAATCGGAATCCAGGGGATCACCGTCGGCGAGGTGAAGGGATTCGGCCGCCAGAAGGGTCACACCGAGCTGTATCGTGGCGCCGAGTATGTGGTGGACTTCATCCCCAAGATCAAGATGGAGATCATCGTTGGCGATGATGTCGTCGCCAAGGTGGTGGAAACCATCGAGCAGGCCGCCAAGACGGGACGGATCGGCGACGGAAAGATCTTCGTCACATCCGTGGAAGAAGTGGTCCGGATCAGGACCGGTGAACGCGGTGAAGACGCCCTGTAG
- the scpB gene encoding SMC-Scp complex subunit ScpB yields MPQLKSIVESLIFVAESPVTLDRLSALLEEFDRNELRDAVAALREEYSGEERGVVLVEVAGGFQFRTPPANADYLRRLTKVRPAKFSQSALETLAIIAYRQPVTRAEIEYLRGVDSGGVLKTLLEKKLIKILGKKDIPGKPLIYGTTKEFLELFGLKDLRSLPTLKEIRELSETTRFEQQEELPLAVSADTENEGGDTGE; encoded by the coding sequence ATGCCTCAGCTTAAATCGATCGTCGAGAGTCTCATCTTTGTCGCCGAGAGCCCGGTGACCTTGGACCGGCTCTCGGCCCTGCTGGAAGAATTCGACCGTAACGAGCTCCGCGATGCGGTGGCGGCTCTGCGCGAAGAGTATAGCGGCGAGGAGCGTGGAGTGGTGCTGGTGGAGGTGGCGGGTGGTTTCCAGTTTCGGACCCCTCCTGCAAATGCCGATTACCTCCGGCGCCTTACCAAGGTCCGTCCCGCCAAGTTCAGCCAGTCCGCCCTGGAAACTCTGGCGATCATTGCCTACCGTCAGCCGGTGACCCGCGCGGAGATCGAATACCTGCGCGGCGTCGACTCGGGCGGGGTTCTGAAGACCCTCCTCGAGAAGAAGCTGATCAAGATCCTTGGCAAGAAGGATATTCCCGGCAAGCCGCTCATCTATGGCACGACGAAGGAGTTTCTGGAGCTTTTCGGGCTCAAGGATCTCAGGAGTCTTCCCACGCTCAAGGAGATCCGCGAACTTTCGGAAACGACGCGGTTCGAACAGCAGGAAGAGCTTCCCCTGGCGGTTTCCGCTGACACTGAGAATGAGGGTGGTGACACGGGAGAATAA
- the glnA gene encoding type I glutamate--ammonia ligase: MTPKQVVEFAKENGALMVDYKFMDFVGTWQHVSVPITEFGEDTFEEGQGFDGSSIRGWQPIHASDMILLPDPTTAKMDPFIAVPTLSLICNVFDPITKEDYTRDPRNIARKAEAYLKSTGIGDTAFFGPEAEFFIFDDVRYDSSSNQSFYMVDSVEGAWNTGREEFPNLGYKPRHKEGYFPVSPTDSQNDLRNEMVMELQKVGIRVECQHHEVASGGQAEIDMRFSSLVDMADQLQWFKYVIKNVAYRNGKTVTFMPKPLYGDNGSGMHCHQSIWKDGQNLFAGDKYGGLSQMALWYIGGIIKHAKALCALTNPTTNSYKRLVPGFEAPVNMAYSSRNRSASLRIPMMSSNPKAKRIEYRTPDPSCNGYLAFAAMLMAGLDGIENKIDPGQPLDKDIYGLSPEELKDIPSAPGSLEEALQALQDDHEFLLKGDVFTPDVIEKWIEYKTEAEVNPVRMRPVPLEFALYYDI; this comes from the coding sequence ATGACCCCGAAGCAAGTAGTAGAATTCGCCAAAGAAAACGGCGCCTTGATGGTCGATTACAAATTCATGGATTTCGTTGGTACGTGGCAGCATGTTTCCGTACCCATTACGGAGTTCGGCGAGGACACCTTCGAGGAAGGCCAGGGCTTTGACGGCTCCTCCATCCGCGGCTGGCAGCCCATTCACGCTTCCGACATGATCCTCCTTCCGGATCCCACCACGGCCAAGATGGATCCCTTCATCGCCGTTCCGACCCTGTCGCTGATCTGCAACGTCTTCGATCCGATCACCAAAGAAGATTACACCCGCGATCCGCGCAACATCGCCCGCAAGGCCGAGGCGTACCTCAAGTCCACCGGCATCGGCGACACCGCCTTCTTCGGGCCGGAAGCCGAATTCTTCATCTTCGACGACGTCCGGTACGATTCTTCCTCCAACCAGTCCTTCTACATGGTTGACTCGGTGGAAGGTGCCTGGAACACCGGTCGTGAAGAGTTCCCGAACCTGGGCTACAAACCCCGCCACAAGGAAGGTTACTTCCCGGTTTCTCCGACCGATTCCCAGAACGATCTCCGCAACGAGATGGTGATGGAGCTTCAGAAGGTCGGCATCCGGGTTGAGTGCCAGCACCACGAGGTTGCCTCCGGCGGCCAGGCCGAGATCGACATGCGCTTCTCCTCCCTCGTCGACATGGCCGACCAGCTCCAGTGGTTCAAGTATGTCATCAAGAACGTTGCCTATCGCAACGGCAAGACCGTCACCTTCATGCCGAAGCCGCTCTACGGCGACAACGGCTCCGGGATGCACTGCCACCAGTCCATCTGGAAGGACGGTCAGAACCTGTTTGCCGGTGACAAGTACGGCGGGCTTTCCCAAATGGCCCTCTGGTACATCGGCGGGATCATCAAACACGCCAAGGCTCTCTGCGCCCTGACTAACCCGACCACCAACAGCTACAAGCGTCTGGTGCCGGGCTTCGAGGCTCCGGTGAACATGGCGTACTCCAGCCGGAACCGCTCCGCCTCTCTCCGGATTCCGATGATGTCTTCCAACCCGAAGGCGAAGCGGATCGAGTACCGGACGCCGGACCCCTCCTGCAACGGCTATCTGGCCTTTGCTGCCATGCTCATGGCCGGCCTTGACGGGATCGAGAACAAGATCGATCCGGGGCAGCCGCTCGACAAGGACATCTACGGGCTTTCCCCCGAAGAACTCAAGGATATCCCGTCGGCTCCGGGGAGCCTCGAAGAGGCCCTCCAGGCACTGCAGGACGACCACGAGTTCCTCCTCAAGGGCGACGTCTTCACCCCCGACGTCATCGAGAAGTGGATCGAGTACAAGACCGAGGCCGAAGTCAACCCGGTCCGGATGCGTCCGGTTCCCCTCGAGTTCGCTCTTTACTACGACATCTAA
- the hrpB gene encoding ATP-dependent helicase HrpB yields MSSFPIDDVIPDLLTALEGSRTAVLQAPPGAGKTTRVPLALLKAPWLGNGRIVMLEPRRLAATNAARWMAKSLGDEVGGTIGYAIRFDRKISSRTRVEVVTEGILTRRLHSDPFLEGVGVVIFDEFHERSIHADLALALCRDVQLGLREDLRIIVMSATLDAGPLAALLGNAPVISSTGRSHPVDLRYLSAESGDDIATLVSRGVARALAETDGDILAFLPGAGEIRRCERILAESGLTRDILVAPLYGDLSFEAQERAIVPAARRKVVLATNIAETSLTIEGVSTVVDGGFCRRLRFDPATGLNRLAVERISAASATQRAGRAGRLGPGVCYRLWTDHTHHALIPADPPEITISDLAPLALDLAAWGVADFSSLAWLDSPPSAALEEGKRLLAGLGAVDRKGRITEIGRRMAELPLHPRLAHMLLLGKERGWGALACDVAALLSERDIFRGGERSGAGERSDSDMLERVEALARWRTDKSGAGGRGDLQACRTVDRTAAHLRRLIAVKAGENAAAPGSEAVGLQLAGAYPDRIALAREGGGRRYLLANGRGARLSERSSVHDEPLMVAYVVDRGEGGDDLIRQASVLGREAFRREFAEGICRQRVVSWDGREGRVVAREEERYGALVLGSRPVAATADEASGALLEGITRGGGIDLLGWSPRAQQMRARVRFLGRIFPDEGWPDFSDGQLLATLAAWLGPHLAGVRTLAAVASVDLLPPLQALLDWEHLRRLDDEAPTHLAVPSGSRLPLDYGTDGPPVLAVKLQEMFGLADTPTVARGRVPVVVHLLSPAGRPLQVTTDLRGFWNGAYREVKKEMKGRYPKHPWPDDPWSAMPTRKTKKGSHGT; encoded by the coding sequence ATGTCCTCTTTCCCCATTGATGACGTTATTCCCGACCTGTTGACCGCCCTCGAGGGGAGCCGCACGGCCGTACTCCAGGCCCCCCCGGGGGCGGGGAAAACGACGCGGGTTCCCCTTGCGCTGCTGAAGGCCCCTTGGCTCGGCAATGGCCGGATTGTCATGCTGGAGCCGCGCCGCCTTGCCGCCACCAATGCGGCCCGCTGGATGGCCAAGAGCCTCGGTGACGAAGTCGGGGGGACGATCGGCTATGCCATCCGGTTCGACCGCAAGATCTCCTCCCGGACCCGTGTCGAGGTGGTGACTGAAGGGATTCTCACCCGGCGCCTCCACTCCGATCCGTTCCTTGAGGGGGTCGGCGTGGTCATCTTCGACGAATTTCATGAACGGAGCATCCATGCGGACCTGGCCCTTGCCCTCTGCCGGGATGTGCAACTCGGCCTGCGTGAGGATTTGCGGATCATCGTCATGTCGGCGACCCTGGATGCCGGCCCGCTCGCCGCGCTCCTCGGCAACGCACCGGTCATCTCCAGCACCGGCAGGAGCCATCCGGTGGATCTGCGCTACCTCTCCGCGGAGAGCGGCGATGACATTGCCACCCTGGTCTCCCGGGGGGTGGCGCGTGCCCTTGCGGAGACGGATGGGGATATCCTCGCGTTTCTGCCGGGTGCGGGGGAGATCCGGCGCTGCGAGCGGATCCTGGCGGAGTCCGGACTGACGCGTGACATCCTGGTTGCCCCCCTCTACGGCGACCTCTCCTTCGAGGCCCAGGAGCGGGCCATCGTTCCCGCCGCCCGCCGCAAGGTCGTTCTCGCCACCAACATTGCCGAAACGAGCCTTACCATTGAGGGGGTCAGCACCGTGGTCGACGGCGGCTTCTGCCGCCGCCTCCGCTTCGACCCCGCAACGGGGCTGAACCGCCTGGCCGTCGAGCGGATCTCGGCCGCCTCCGCCACCCAGCGGGCCGGGCGCGCCGGACGCCTGGGGCCGGGGGTATGCTACCGCCTCTGGACCGACCATACGCACCATGCGCTCATCCCTGCCGATCCGCCCGAGATCACCATCTCCGATCTGGCCCCGCTGGCCCTCGACCTGGCTGCCTGGGGGGTGGCGGATTTTTCGTCCCTTGCCTGGCTCGACTCTCCGCCGTCGGCAGCACTGGAGGAGGGAAAGCGCCTCCTCGCGGGGCTCGGCGCCGTCGACCGGAAAGGTCGGATCACCGAAATCGGCAGACGGATGGCGGAGCTTCCGCTCCATCCGCGGCTTGCCCATATGCTGCTTCTGGGCAAGGAGCGGGGATGGGGCGCCCTTGCCTGCGATGTGGCCGCCCTCCTGTCGGAGCGCGACATCTTCAGGGGGGGGGAGCGATCCGGTGCCGGAGAGCGAAGCGACAGCGACATGCTGGAGCGGGTTGAGGCCCTTGCCCGCTGGCGGACGGACAAGAGCGGTGCGGGGGGGCGCGGCGATCTCCAGGCCTGTCGAACGGTGGATCGGACCGCGGCCCATCTCCGCAGGCTCATCGCCGTTAAAGCCGGGGAGAATGCGGCCGCTCCGGGGAGTGAGGCAGTTGGGCTGCAGCTTGCCGGGGCCTACCCGGACCGGATCGCTCTGGCCCGCGAGGGGGGCGGACGACGGTATCTTCTTGCCAATGGGCGGGGGGCGCGACTTTCCGAGCGCAGTTCCGTTCACGACGAGCCGCTGATGGTGGCCTACGTCGTGGACCGGGGCGAGGGGGGTGACGATCTGATCCGTCAGGCGAGCGTCCTGGGAAGGGAGGCCTTTCGCCGGGAATTCGCCGAGGGGATCTGCCGGCAGCGGGTGGTTTCGTGGGATGGGAGGGAGGGGAGGGTCGTGGCCCGCGAGGAGGAGCGCTACGGCGCCCTCGTTCTCGGGAGCCGGCCGGTGGCCGCTACGGCGGACGAGGCCAGTGGCGCCCTTCTGGAAGGGATCACCCGGGGAGGGGGGATCGATCTCCTTGGATGGTCCCCCCGGGCGCAACAGATGCGGGCGCGGGTCCGGTTTCTCGGCCGGATCTTTCCCGACGAGGGGTGGCCCGATTTCTCAGACGGCCAGCTCCTCGCTACCCTGGCCGCGTGGCTCGGCCCGCATCTCGCGGGGGTACGGACTCTTGCGGCCGTTGCTTCGGTTGATCTCCTGCCGCCGCTTCAGGCGCTTCTTGACTGGGAGCACCTGCGCCGGCTCGACGACGAGGCGCCGACCCATCTCGCCGTTCCGAGCGGCTCGCGGCTCCCTCTCGATTACGGCACCGACGGACCGCCGGTCCTGGCGGTGAAGCTCCAGGAGATGTTCGGGCTTGCCGATACGCCGACGGTCGCCCGCGGAAGGGTGCCGGTGGTGGTCCACCTCCTCTCGCCGGCCGGCCGGCCGCTCCAGGTCACCACGGACCTCCGGGGGTTCTGGAATGGGGCGTATCGGGAGGTGAAGAAGGAGATGAAGGGGCGCTACCCCAAACATCCCTGGCCCGACGACCCGTGGAGTGCCATGCCGACCCGGAAGACGAAGAAAGGGAGCCACGGGACGTGA
- a CDS encoding site-2 protease family protein, translated as MENFFLKLSIMLVPALMAITCHEVSHGFVADRLGDRTARFMGRLTLNPLRHIDIFGTLMVFLVGIGWAKPVPVNFNNLRNPKRDMIWVAGAGPVTNLTLATLSGVFLRVVAGFGASLPDGSVILTFLDPLTLMLAFSIYINLLLAIFNLIPLPPLDGGRVAVGLLPSRQAHALARVEPYGMIIIILLVFFTNIFGRVIAPVVDFGITILAGPHSRLVYEVTQFLMR; from the coding sequence ATGGAAAATTTCTTTCTCAAGCTCTCGATCATGCTCGTTCCCGCCCTCATGGCGATCACCTGCCACGAAGTGTCGCACGGTTTCGTCGCCGACCGGCTCGGAGACCGGACCGCGCGGTTCATGGGACGGTTGACCCTCAATCCCCTCCGTCACATCGATATCTTCGGCACGTTGATGGTCTTCCTCGTGGGGATTGGCTGGGCCAAACCCGTGCCGGTCAATTTCAACAACCTGCGCAATCCGAAGCGGGATATGATCTGGGTGGCCGGTGCCGGGCCGGTGACCAATCTGACCCTTGCCACCCTGTCAGGGGTTTTTCTGCGCGTCGTGGCCGGTTTCGGTGCCTCGCTCCCCGACGGTTCGGTGATCCTGACCTTTCTCGATCCCCTTACCCTCATGCTCGCTTTTTCGATCTACATCAATCTCCTGTTGGCGATCTTCAACCTGATCCCCCTTCCACCCCTCGATGGGGGGAGGGTTGCCGTGGGGCTCCTCCCCTCCCGCCAGGCCCATGCCCTGGCCCGGGTGGAACCCTACGGGATGATTATAATCATACTCCTGGTTTTCTTTACCAATATCTTCGGCCGGGTCATAGCGCCGGTTGTCGATTTCGGGATCACCATCCTCGCCGGGCCCCACAGCAGGCTTGTGTACGAGGTCACCCAGTTTCTGATGAGATAG